In Pseudomonas sp. FP1742, the DNA window CGTGTCCAATTCAAGACTTCAGACAAAACCCAAGCAACTGGAGCTCCACGGGCATTGCTATCGGTAAGTTTTACGGGCTGTGGAAAGCCGCTTTCGGGCTGGCTCATGAGCTTGTAAACGGTGGCTCTGCCAATGCCAGTGATGGACATCACCATGGGAACGCGGATAAGCGTTGCAGCAGGATCGAAGTGTCCTAGCTCTAGATCGCGCGCCTGCATTGCTGAGGTCAAGGGCAACGCATTTTCTTGCAATGCATTGGCTGAAGGCAGTGCAGGAGCGAGCTTTAAAAGCTTTTGTGTTTGTTCGACTCTACTCATCAAAGAGGCCCTCGCGCAGCATCGACAGCGGAGCACTTCCGACTTTCGAGCCATGCAAAAACATCCTCTGAGCGATAACGCACCCGAGAACCGAGTCTGAGGAAAGGCAGTGGGCTACGCCCGGAACAACGCCAGGCAGCGAGGGTTTTGTTGGAGAGTGCCAGCGCGGCGGCAACTTGGCTTGATGTCATCAAACCAAAAACGGGAGTAGAAATGGCGATATTTTGGAGCGCTGATTTTGCGGTTGTGTCGCGTTTTGAATCTTGGGCGGTGATAGTCATTGATGGTCCCCTGTGGTTGTGGAAGGTCACAGGGCCATCTATTTATGCGGTTTATTCGATAAAGGAAACGAGCAATATTTTGTTGTGCTGATCTTATCCACATAACATCTAGTTGGCAGTACGACGCCTACTAGACGCACCAGATCACTCCGACGAACGGTCGTCATCATTTGGGGTATCGTTCCAGCCTGGTGGATAGATCATTTTCCAATCGGCGCCTTCGATCCACTGCGCGAGGTCGTGAAGATAAACCACTCGCTGCGTCCGGCCACCCCAGTCCCCTTTCACTACGCGTAGCGTTATCTTCCCTTCTCGGATTTTGCGTAGAAGTTGTGGCATCCCCAGGTGGCTCGCGTAATGGCGTCTGACGATATCCAGCGGAATGCACACGCTACCGTATTTCTTTGTTAAGAATTCCAACGTCGGAAAATCAGTCATTCAGGCTCCCCGTGCCCCATTTGGTTGTGGTTAAGCAGCGCGCATTTTCGGCAATTTCCCAGCGCTGGAGGCGCCAGCAGCATGCGATTGGCTCTGGTCATGTGTTACACCCTTTCGTCCTGTTACACCAATCTCCAGCATTAAGTTGAATGCGTGTTACGCAGGATAAATCCATATAAATCAATAAGATGATGCAATCTGTAACACGTGACACACCTGTTACACCGATATTTCGAGGGTGGCAAACTCTTAGACAGCCTTTCCAAACTGGCCCTGAACAATGTTGCCTTGCACCAATTCATCAAGGTGGTCGGCGTACCATTGCATCATGACTTTACGCTGCGGCAGGTACACGGCCTTGTTATATACACCTGCAATTCCCTCTTTTACGTGGGAGAGTTGAGCCTCAATGTGGTTCTCGTCGAATCCCTGTTCATTCAGGATCGTGCTAGCGATGTGACGGAAACCATGACCAGTTTGCCTGCCTGCATATCCCAGCCTACGCAACGCCATCAGAAATACGGTATTGCTACGAGGTATGGTGCGATCTTTTCTTCCAGGAAATAGGAGAGGGTAGGCCCCTGTGAGTGTGCGCAGTTCCGTTATCGCTTCAATGGCCTGGCGAGATAGAGGCACTACGTGCTCGCGACGACGCTTCATTCGCTCGGCTGGAATTGTCCAAAGCTTTTTGTTGAGGTCGATTTCTGACCAGCGTGCTTCTCGAATCTCGCTCGGGCGCGCCGCTAATAAAGCAAGCAAGCGGAGCCCTAGACGAACATCCTTTGCGTGAGGGTAAGAGTTAATCGCCCGGAGCAATGCTGGCAGCTCTTCTATCGACACGTGCGCATAGTTTTCAGCGCTACGCGTCTGTAGGAATTTATTGAGGCCTTCAAGGGGATTGTGTATGGCTCGGCCTGTCACGCGTGCCAAGTCGTAGATCTCTTTGCAGAAGGCGCGAACTCTGCCCATTTGCTCGATGATCCCTTTCTGCTCCATGCCGCGCAGAAACTCCATCCATTCAAGGGGCAGTATTTCTGTGTAGGTGCGTTTGCCGAAAACGGGGAACACATGAAGTTCCAGGGCACCAAGGACTCGACGGGACGTACCGGCTTCCCAGCTTGAGCGCCTCGCCTCAAACCATTCGCGGCCTAATGCTTCGAATGTGTTGTTGGCAGCCACGCGGTCAGCAATCTTGCGAGCCTGTTTGCTGACTAAAGGATTTTTGCCAGTCGATGCGTCATCTCGCAGTTGGGCTGCCTTCTGTCTGGCTACTGAGCCACTGATTTCCGGGTAGCCGCCTAGTCCCAGCCAAGACCATTTCCCGTCCGGCTTTTTGTAGCGCAACTCCCAAGACTTCTGCCCATTGGCTTTGACCCGAAAGTACAGTCCGTTGCCGTCTTGCTCTCGGTAGGTCGCGCTTTCTGGTTCCAGGCCAGCCAGAGTTGTGTCTGCCAGTGGGCGGCGTTTGATTTCAGTACGCTTCACTGCGTGTATGCCTCCAGTTCAAGGAATCTCAAAGCATACACGTGGGCATACACGGCGTGAAGTTATAGGGGTAGACAGGGATGGATAGCCAGAAACAAGAAAGCCCGCACGGGGCGGGCTTCTTGGGGAGTTTCGTAGACTGTCTGAGACAGGCCTAGACTGCTATATGGTGCACCAGGCGGGATTCGAACCCACGACCCCTGCCTTCGGAGGGCAGTACTCTATCCAGCTGAGCTACTGGTGCAATGCGGGCGCCATGATACTCATATGCGCTGCGGGCGTCCATGCCGCTGAATCGCCTGCGTTTTTCCAAAGCGTAACCTGCGTTTGCTACGTTGATCAGAAAAAATAAGCAAATGCGGCGTTTTCGTTCTTTTTTTCGAACAGCCTATTGTCCTTTACCCCCTTTGATCCTAGGATTCGTTTGAGATTTCAAACGCTCTTGTCTGGGTGCTGAACCGCACGAGTTCGATCAGTGCGCTATTTATGTGCTTCAGCCCGGTGAATGATTTCCCTGACGGCAGCCTATAAGGCGCCTTTCTACAATCATAATTCGCTCCGCGCTGGCCGCGGTGCTGTTAAGGAAAGCCGACATGCAGCTTAAAGACACCCAGTTGTTCCGCCAGCAAGCCTTTATCGATGGCGCTTGGGTCGATGCGGACAACGGTCAGACGATCAAGGTCAATAACCCGGCAACGGGCGAAATTCTGGGCACTGTGCCGAAAATGGGCGCTGCCGAAACCCGCCGTGCGATTGAAGCCGCTGACAAGGCGCTGCCGGCCTGGCGTGGACTGACCGCCAAGGAGCGCGCGAACAAGCTGCGTCGCTGGTTCGAGCTGATCATCGAGAACCAGGATGACCTGGCTCGCCTGATGACTCTGGAACAAGGCAAGCCATTGGCCGAAGCCAAGGGCGAGATCGTTTACGCCGCTTCCTTTATCGAGTGGTTCGCTGAAGAAGCCAAGCGCGTCTACGGCGACGTGATTCCGGGCCACCAGCCAGACAAGCGCCTGATCGTGATCAAGCAGCCAATCGGCGTGACCGCTGCGATCACTCCGTGGAACTTCCCGGCCGCGATGATCACCCGTAAAGCCGGCCCGGCCCTGGCCGCCGGTTGCACCATGGTGCTCAAGCCTGCATCGCAAACCCCGTTTTCCGCGTTCGCCCTGGCTGAACTGGCCCAGCGTGCCGGTATTCCGAACGGCGTGTTCAGTGTAGTGACCGGCAGCGCCGGCGACATCGGCAGCGAGCTGACCGGCAACCCGATCGTGCGCAAACTGTCGTTCACCGGTTCGACCGAAATCGGGCGTCAGCTGATGACCGAGTGCGCCAAGGACATTAAGAAAGTCTCGCTGGAACTGGGCGGCAACGCGCCGTTCATCGTGTTCGACGACGCGGACCTGGATAAGGCCGTCGAAGGCGCGATCATTTCCAAGTACCGCAACAACGGCCAGACCTGCGTCTGCGCCAACCGCCTGTACATTCAGGATTCGGTGTACGACGCGTTCGCCGAAAAACTGAAAGTGGCCGTGGCCAAACTCAAGATCGGCAACGGTCTGGAAGACGGCACCACCACTGGCCCGCTGATTGACGAAAAAGCCGTGGCCAAGGTGCAAGAGCACATTGCTGACGCCGTTGGCAAAGGCGCTACCGTGCTGGCGGGTGGCAAGAGCATGCAAGGCAACTTCTTCGAGCCGACCATCCTGACCAACGTGCCGAACAACGCGGCCGTGGCCAAGGAAGAAACCTTTGGTCCATTGGCGCCGCTCTTCCGCTTCAAAGACGAAGCCGACGTGATTGCGATGTCCAACGACACCGAATTCGGCCTGGCCTCGTACTTCTATGCGCGTGACCTGGGCCGTGTGTTCCGTGTGGCTGAAGCCCTGGAATACGGCATGGTCGGCGTCAACACCGGGTTGATCTCCAACGAAGTCGCGCCGTTCGGCGGCATCAAGGCGTCGGGCCTGGGCCGTGAAGGCTCCAAGTACGGCATCGAGGATTACCTGGAAATCAAATACCTCTGCCTGGGCATCTAAGCCTGAAGGGATAAGCCCGGCAAGGCATTGCTTCAAGCGCAAAGGGCACGAGAGCGCTGTCCCTTTGCGCGCTTCAAAACGGAATTTTCTCTGCGGCCGGGAACGCTGTGGCAGTCGATCATCGCATGCTGCCGTAGTTGCTTCCCCGCCGCTTAATCCTTGAACCACGCCGACCGATGAGCGGCGAATGAGGAATGTATGAGCAAGACTAACGCTGAGTTGATGGCCCGCCGCACCGCTGCAGTACCTCGTGGTGTTGGCCAGATTCACCCGATCTTCGCCGACCACGCGAAGAACGCCACCGTGACTGACGTTGAAGGTCGTGAGTTCATCGACTTCGCCGGCGGTATCGCCGTGTTGAACACCGGTCACCTGCACCCGAAAGTCATCGCCGCCGTGACTGCGCAGCTGAACAAGCTGACCCACACCTGCTTCCAGGTGCTGGCCTACGAGCCGTACGTGGAAGTGTGCGAAAAAATCAACGCCAAGGTGCCGGGTGATTTCGCCAAGAAAACCTTGCTGGTGACCACCGGCTCCGAAGCCGTGGAAAACTCCATCAAGATCGCCCGCGCCGCCACTGGCCGTGCCGGCGTGATCGCGTTCACCGGCGCGTACCACGGTCGCACCATGATGACCCTGGGCCTGACCGGTAAAGTCGTGCCTTACTCGGCCGGCATGGGCCTGATGCCAGGCGGCATCTTCCGCGCGCTGTACCCGAACGAGTTGCACGGTGTGAGCATCGACGATTCGATCGCCAGCATCGAGCGCATCTTTAAGAACGACGCCGAGCCGCGTGACATCGCTGCAATCATCATCGAGCCAGTGCAGGGCGAAGGCGGTTTCTACGTCGCACCTAAAGAGTTCATGAAGCGTCTGCGTGCCCTGTGCGACCAGCACGGCATCCTGTTGATCGCCGACGAAGTGCAAACCGGCGCTGGCCGTACCGGCACCTTCTTCGCCATGGAACAGATGGGCGTCGCCGCCGACCTGACCACCTTCGCCAAATCCATCGCTGGCGGCTTCCCGCTGGCCGGTGTGTGCGGCAAGGCCGAATACATGGACGCCATCGCTCCAGGCGGCCTGGGCGGCACTTACGCCGGTAGCCCGATCGCTTGCGCCGCGGCCCTGGCCGTGATGGAAGTGTTTGAAGAAGAGCACCTGCTGGACCGTTGCAAAGCGGTTGGCGAGCGTCTGGTGACTGGTCTGAAAGCCATCCAGGCCAAGTACCCGGTGATCGGTGACGTGCGTGCCCTGGGCGCGATGATCGCTGTCGAGCTGTTCGAAAACGGCGACAGCCACAAGCCGAACCCGGCTGCTGTAGCCGCCGTTGTGGCCAAGGCGCGCGACAAGGGCCTGATCCTGCTGTCGTGCGGCACCTACGGCAACGTTCTGCGCGTGCTGGTACCGCTGACCGCGTCGGACGAGCTGCTGGATAAAGGCCTGGCGATCATGGAAGAGTGCTTCGCCGAGCTCTGATCGGTTTGTGAACTGATCGACAAAAAACCCGCTTCGGCGGGTTTTTTTATGTCCCTTGAAACACAACAGGGGCAATCGGGCTGTATCGAATGGCCAGCATTGACTAAGGTGCAAGCATTGCCGTTGGAGTGTGCAGATGACTGCTGTGGTGTTACCCGCTGTACCGCGTGTGCTGATTGCCGAGGCTGACCCCTGGTCCCGCGACCTGCTCAAGCAGGTGTTGTTGAATGTGCGCTGCGACGCGCGGCTGGACCTGTGTGCCGATGGCCAGGAGGCCCTGCAGCTGTTGGCGGAAAATCCTTATGACCTGGTGATCGTCGACTGGGAGTTGCCCGGCGTCGATGGCCTGAATGTGTTGCGCAGTGTTCGTCAGCGCAAACGTAATCCGCCGCTGCCCTTCATTCTGATGAGCAGCCGTAACGACAGCGCCAGCGTGCGCGAGGTCTTGCCCCTGGCGCCCACGGCGTACCTGACCAAACCCCTGAACATGGAAAACCTGACCCAGCGCCTGCAGGATTTGTTGCTGAATGCGGGTGAAGAGGTGTCTTGCGAAGTGCCCTCACTGGCGCCGGGCATGACCTTGTCGGTGTACCTGGAGCGGCGGCGTGAACTGGCGGAGGGTGCGCCGCTGATGACCGATGTACAGGTGGCGATCAAACGTAGCCTCAATCCCGATGGTCTCGATCTGACGCGGCTGGAAGACGAGATCCGCACCGACCCGCAAATCACCGCCGTGCTGATTGCCGCCGCCAATAGTGCGGCCCAGCATCATGGTGTGGCTGTGCAAACTTTGGCCCAGGCGCTGCATCGCTTGGGCACCGGGCAAAGCATGAACCTGATTCTGGGCCTCGCCCTCAAGCGCAGTGCCCGGCTCAGCGATCCACAACTGGCGGACTACGCCGAGCGCTATTGGGAACTGTCCCTGCATACCGCTGAATACGCGCGAACGCTGGCGCGCTTGCTGGATCTGGATCAGGAGCGCTGTTATTGCGCGGGCATGCTGCACCGCCTCGGCGATCTGGCGTTGTTGCGCTGTTTGCAGGAGTGGACGCAGGCCGGTGGTGAGCTGGATGAATGGGAAGAAGTCGGCGATGCCCTGGCCGAATTCGGCGCGGCCTACGGTTCGGCACTACGCACCCGCTGGCGCCTGCCGCTGGAGCTGCGTGAGCTGATTGCGGCGGTTTATCAGCTCGGTGGCGGGGTCTACTCCCGCGAAGCGCTGGTGATGAACATGGCCGCGCAACTGGCGCGCCTGACCGAGCATGAGGGGATCGAGGCATTGGCCAAGAGCCGCACGGCGCGGTTGCTCAAGATCGGATTGCCGGAGCTGATGCGTCTGCGCAAAAAGTGAATCCGACACCAAACCTTTGTGGGAGCGGGCTTGCTCGCGAAAGCGGTGTGTCAGTCAACATTGATGGTGGCTGACACACCGCTTTCGCGAGCAAGCCCGCTCCCACATTAGGTCTGTGTAGGGGGCTGTCAGCCGGAGATTATCCGGTTCTTGCCCTGGCGCTTGGCCTGGTACATCGCCGCATCGGCGCGGGCAAACAGGCTGTCGAGGTTTTCATCCTCGGGTGTGAGGCTGCTCAGGCCCTGGCTGACGGTGATGCCGAACGTCTGGCCGCCATGGCTGAAACTCAACCGTTGAATCTCCCGTTGCAGGCGCTCAGCCACTTGCATGGCCATATCCGGTGCGCAACCGGGGAACACCGCGGCGAATTCCTCGCCGCCGATCCGCCCGAACAGATCACCACGCCGCAGGGCCGCGCGGCCACTCTCGGCGATGCGTTGCAGCACCTTATCGCCTTCCGGATGGCCGTAGGTGTCGTTGATCACTTTGAAGTCATCGATGTCCAGCAGCAGGAAGGCCATCGGCGCACCTTGCAGTCGCGCCTGCTCGAATTCGCGGTGGGCGCAATCGAAGAAGTGCCGGCGGTTGCTGCTTTGGGTCAGTACGTCGGTGGTGGCCAGGCGGTGCAGCTCGGTTTCCATCTGCTTCTTTTCGGTGATGTCTTCGGCAATGCCGACAATGATCACCGGTTGGCCCGGCTCGGCCTGACGGTTGATGAAGCACTTGTCGCTGAGCCAGCGCACCTGGCCGTCGGCCGCGATGATGCGGTATTCGCGGTCTTCAACGGCGCCGTTGACCAGCACTTGCGCCAGGCTGCGCTCGGCGTAGTCCAGATCGTCGGGATAAACACTGTCGCGCCAGTGGTTGTAGTCGGACAGCAACAGGCCGGCGGGGCGGCCGAAGATCCGGTCATAGGCCGGGCTGACGTAGAGCACCTGACGGGTTTCCCAGTTGAATGCCCAAAGCACGGCGTTGACACTGACCAGCAGCGAGCTGAACAGCTGTTCGCGCTCGCTCAGGCGCGCCACTTCACCCTGGGCATGCATCAGCGCCATCAGCGTTTGCGCGGCCTCGGGCCACTGGGGAAGGGATGAGTCTTGTAGGTTTTTATTGACCATCGGCACAAATCTCAAAGGGCGTGCCGCTATTTCGACAGCGGCCAACACAAAGCCCGCCTGGATGGCGAAGTGTCTTTGAGATAGGGGATTTGGGGTGAAGTTCCCGCCTTTTATGGCGAAGGAGCTTGCTCCCGCCGGGCGGTATTGGCGACGCGTTTGTAGGAGCTGCCGCAGGCTGCGATCTTTTGATTTTGCTCTTTCAAGTTCAAA includes these proteins:
- the gabT gene encoding 4-aminobutyrate--2-oxoglutarate transaminase; translated protein: MSKTNAELMARRTAAVPRGVGQIHPIFADHAKNATVTDVEGREFIDFAGGIAVLNTGHLHPKVIAAVTAQLNKLTHTCFQVLAYEPYVEVCEKINAKVPGDFAKKTLLVTTGSEAVENSIKIARAATGRAGVIAFTGAYHGRTMMTLGLTGKVVPYSAGMGLMPGGIFRALYPNELHGVSIDDSIASIERIFKNDAEPRDIAAIIIEPVQGEGGFYVAPKEFMKRLRALCDQHGILLIADEVQTGAGRTGTFFAMEQMGVAADLTTFAKSIAGGFPLAGVCGKAEYMDAIAPGGLGGTYAGSPIACAAALAVMEVFEEEHLLDRCKAVGERLVTGLKAIQAKYPVIGDVRALGAMIAVELFENGDSHKPNPAAVAAVVAKARDKGLILLSCGTYGNVLRVLVPLTASDELLDKGLAIMEECFAEL
- a CDS encoding response regulator, whose amino-acid sequence is MTAVVLPAVPRVLIAEADPWSRDLLKQVLLNVRCDARLDLCADGQEALQLLAENPYDLVIVDWELPGVDGLNVLRSVRQRKRNPPLPFILMSSRNDSASVREVLPLAPTAYLTKPLNMENLTQRLQDLLLNAGEEVSCEVPSLAPGMTLSVYLERRRELAEGAPLMTDVQVAIKRSLNPDGLDLTRLEDEIRTDPQITAVLIAAANSAAQHHGVAVQTLAQALHRLGTGQSMNLILGLALKRSARLSDPQLADYAERYWELSLHTAEYARTLARLLDLDQERCYCAGMLHRLGDLALLRCLQEWTQAGGELDEWEEVGDALAEFGAAYGSALRTRWRLPLELRELIAAVYQLGGGVYSREALVMNMAAQLARLTEHEGIEALAKSRTARLLKIGLPELMRLRKK
- a CDS encoding sensor domain-containing diguanylate cyclase, with protein sequence MVNKNLQDSSLPQWPEAAQTLMALMHAQGEVARLSEREQLFSSLLVSVNAVLWAFNWETRQVLYVSPAYDRIFGRPAGLLLSDYNHWRDSVYPDDLDYAERSLAQVLVNGAVEDREYRIIAADGQVRWLSDKCFINRQAEPGQPVIIVGIAEDITEKKQMETELHRLATTDVLTQSSNRRHFFDCAHREFEQARLQGAPMAFLLLDIDDFKVINDTYGHPEGDKVLQRIAESGRAALRRGDLFGRIGGEEFAAVFPGCAPDMAMQVAERLQREIQRLSFSHGGQTFGITVSQGLSSLTPEDENLDSLFARADAAMYQAKRQGKNRIISG
- a CDS encoding helix-turn-helix domain-containing protein, with product MTSSQVAAALALSNKTLAAWRCSGRSPLPFLRLGSRVRYRSEDVFAWLESRKCSAVDAARGPL
- a CDS encoding tyrosine-type recombinase/integrase, giving the protein MKRTEIKRRPLADTTLAGLEPESATYREQDGNGLYFRVKANGQKSWELRYKKPDGKWSWLGLGGYPEISGSVARQKAAQLRDDASTGKNPLVSKQARKIADRVAANNTFEALGREWFEARRSSWEAGTSRRVLGALELHVFPVFGKRTYTEILPLEWMEFLRGMEQKGIIEQMGRVRAFCKEIYDLARVTGRAIHNPLEGLNKFLQTRSAENYAHVSIEELPALLRAINSYPHAKDVRLGLRLLALLAARPSEIREARWSEIDLNKKLWTIPAERMKRRREHVVPLSRQAIEAITELRTLTGAYPLLFPGRKDRTIPRSNTVFLMALRRLGYAGRQTGHGFRHIASTILNEQGFDENHIEAQLSHVKEGIAGVYNKAVYLPQRKVMMQWYADHLDELVQGNIVQGQFGKAV
- the gabD gene encoding NADP-dependent succinate-semialdehyde dehydrogenase, which codes for MQLKDTQLFRQQAFIDGAWVDADNGQTIKVNNPATGEILGTVPKMGAAETRRAIEAADKALPAWRGLTAKERANKLRRWFELIIENQDDLARLMTLEQGKPLAEAKGEIVYAASFIEWFAEEAKRVYGDVIPGHQPDKRLIVIKQPIGVTAAITPWNFPAAMITRKAGPALAAGCTMVLKPASQTPFSAFALAELAQRAGIPNGVFSVVTGSAGDIGSELTGNPIVRKLSFTGSTEIGRQLMTECAKDIKKVSLELGGNAPFIVFDDADLDKAVEGAIISKYRNNGQTCVCANRLYIQDSVYDAFAEKLKVAVAKLKIGNGLEDGTTTGPLIDEKAVAKVQEHIADAVGKGATVLAGGKSMQGNFFEPTILTNVPNNAAVAKEETFGPLAPLFRFKDEADVIAMSNDTEFGLASYFYARDLGRVFRVAEALEYGMVGVNTGLISNEVAPFGGIKASGLGREGSKYGIEDYLEIKYLCLGI
- a CDS encoding AlpA family transcriptional regulator, whose product is MQARDLELGHFDPAATLIRVPMVMSITGIGRATVYKLMSQPESGFPQPVKLTDSNARGAPVAWVLSEVLNWTRARIAARDKAAA
- a CDS encoding pyocin activator PrtN family protein; protein product: MTDFPTLEFLTKKYGSVCIPLDIVRRHYASHLGMPQLLRKIREGKITLRVVKGDWGGRTQRVVYLHDLAQWIEGADWKMIYPPGWNDTPNDDDRSSE